The Raphanus sativus cultivar WK10039 chromosome 2, ASM80110v3, whole genome shotgun sequence genome includes a region encoding these proteins:
- the LOC108841203 gene encoding LOW QUALITY PROTEIN: transcription factor bHLH140 (The sequence of the model RefSeq protein was modified relative to this genomic sequence to represent the inferred CDS: deleted 2 bases in 1 codon), whose translation MDQSSIRSLNPNSSSTTSSSSSSFHSHKGRIKGNKNQFVSTLSTDPQSVAARERRHRISDRLKILQSMVPGGAKMDTVSMLNEAISYVKFLKAQIWFHHNMLLFFNDYETTTPCSYSPAGVSEFEPRLFDDDDDYTYTPVVDTYSQGMPLLTVADPGNPMWYSSVNDEQKETMHRRGLA comes from the exons ATGGACCAGTCCAGTATTCGTAGCCTAAATCCTAATTCGTCATCCACCACTTCctcgtcatcttcttctttccacaGCCACAAGGGCAGAATAAAGGGCAACAAAAATCAGTTCGTGTCCACGTTATCGACGGATCCACAGAGCGTGGCTGCCCGTGAGCGACGCCACCGAATCAGCGACCGTTTGAAGATTCTACAGAGCATGGTTCCTGGTGGTGCGAAGATGGACACCGTCTCTATGCTCAACGAAGCCATTAGCTACGTCAAGTTCTTGAAAGCTCAGATCTGGTTTCACCACAATATGCTTCTTTTCTTCAACGACTACGAAACTACGACGCCTTGTTCTTATTCTCCTGCCGGCGTCAGTGAATTTGAACCAAGACTATTTGACGATGATGACGACTATACG TATACCCCTGTAGTGGACACATATTCACAAGGGATGCCACTACTTACGGTTGCCGACCCGGGTAATCCGATGTGGTATAGTTCGGTTAACGATGAGCAAAAAGAAACCATGCATCGACGTGGTTTGGCTTAG